A single genomic interval of Mangifera indica cultivar Alphonso chromosome 5, CATAS_Mindica_2.1, whole genome shotgun sequence harbors:
- the LOC123215928 gene encoding nuclear pore complex protein NUP133, which yields MFSPGTKRQNLNRRKDRNQFQTPSDLHSPVTPLAENRKSQYDNNYVPNRPSTGTPAPWATRLSVLARIPPAGKSEKGDETDPIKPVFVGEFPQVVRDEQISFLRKHVSGEACISGGMDKGTCLSWIICGDRLFIWNYLSATDSNKCAILEIPSNVLDDGDTGRNSYNVSSWLLSIVNWDSTSRQASKVAPHCNAVGIVLCNQKTRAIVYWPNIVERVTTPVTKFASSDELVVASSLFDGKTTPNSQQCSSKVRSSLAGTASFNSLITCAVPDTQQTCVALACSSNGELWQFYCSPSGIHCNKVYHDIPNVASQSSENGQLAGSKGYPRSLIWGFSLFSVKEPNSQFFLLTDHEILCFNIKLGPDLNVSKLWSHEIVGTDGDLGIKKDLAGQKRIWPLDVQVDDQNKVIVVLVATFCKDRVSSSSYTQYSLLTMQYKSGTNIHSDVHNRVLEKKAPIQVIIPKARVEDEDFLFSMKLRVGGKPPGSAIILSGDGTATVSHYHRSFTRLYQFDLPYDAGKVLDASVLPAADDGEDGAWVVLTEKAGIWAIPEKAVLLGGVEPPERSLSRKGSSNERSAQEERRNLSLVGNVAPKRVSSDAWDAGDKQKAAMTGIARRAARDEESEALLGHLFHEFLLSGKVDGSFKKLQDSGAFEKDGETSVFARTSKFIVDTLAKHWTTTRGAEIVSMISTQLRDKQQKHNKFLQFLALSKCHEELCSRQRLSLQTILEHGEKLSGMIQLRELQNMISQSRSTGVGSPHSHSEIHTSGALWDLIQLVGERARRNTVLLMDRDNAEVFYSKVSDLEEVFYCLDRQLQYVISVDQPDGIQIQRACELSNACVTVVRTALQYRNEHHMWYPPPEGLTPWYSQPIARNGMWTIASFMLQLSNEKPRLDMSAKLDVYAHLEELAEVLLEAYTGALTARFERGEEHKGLSNEYWNRRDALLESLYQQVRGSGAADNQVMDESAEEKNVEILKKLSSSLLPIAKRHEGYKTMWKICCDINDSELLRSLMHESMGPTGGFCQFVFKQLYEKRQLSKLLRLGEEFPEELSVFVKYHRDLLWVHEVFLHQFSAASETLHVLALSDNEDSVSATEDDEDTDCFAFEPTLSDRRRFLNLSKIAAMAAGKDDDSVTKVKRIEADSKILKLQEKIIEILPADEVKQYIGGSLFRPEELIELCLKSENPELALQAFDVFACTSSSFRKSHRNLLEECWKNAANLDDWVQLYQASIAEGWSEGETLQQLRDTLLFQASSRCYGPDAETIDEGFDEVLPLRQENMEVLTLKDMSSSVEAILMQHKDFPYAGKLMLTAIMLGSVKVDVED from the exons atgttctCTCCGGGAACAAAGAGACAGAATTTGAACCGGAGAAAGGACCGGAATCAATTTCAAACGCCTTCTGATTTACATTCTCCGGTTACTCCACTCGCTGAGAACCGTAAATCACAGTACGACAACAATTACGTCCCCAATCGGCCCAGTACTGGAACTCCTGCTCCTTGGGCAACGCGCTTATCTGTTCTCGCTAG AATTCCACCAGCAGGCAAAAGTGAGAAAGGGGATGAGACAGATCCCATCAAGCCTGTATTTGTTGGAGAGTTTCCCCAAGTGGTTCGTGATGAACAGATCAGCTTTCTTCGGAAGCATGTTTCTG GTGAGGCATGCATATCTGGTGGAATGGATAAGGGAACATGTCTTTCTTGGATTATCTGTGGAGATAGACTCTTTATTTGGAATTACTTATCAGCTACAGATTCCAATAAGTGCGCTATCCTTGAAATTCcttcaaatgttttggatgatGGAGATACTGGTAGAAATTCCTATAATGTTAGCAGTTGGTTGCTTAGCATAGTTAATTGGGATAGCACTTCAAGGCAAGCAAGTAAAGTTGCACCACATTGCAATGCTGTTGGAATTGTATTGTGTAACCAAAAAACTAGAGCCATTGTGTACTGGCCCAACATTGTAGAAAGGGTAACTACTCCAGTTACCAAATTTGCATCTTCTGATGAATTAGTTGTGGCATCTTCACTTTTTGATGGGAAGACTACCCCAAACAGCCAACAATGTAGCAGCAAGGTCAGAAGTAGTTTAGCTGGCACAGCTTCTTTCAACTCATTGATTACTTGTGCAGTTCCTGATACTCAGCAGACGTGTGTTGCCCTTGCATGTAGTTCAAATGGTGAGCTTTGGCAGTTTTACTGTAGCCCTTCTGGCATACACTGCAACAAAGTATACCATGACATACCAAATGTAGCATCCCAAAGCAGTGAAAATGGCCAACTTGCAGGAAGTAAGGGGTATCCTAGGTCGCTAATATGGGGGTTTTCACTCTTTTCAGTGAAGGAACCTAATAGTCAGTTCTTTTTACTGACTGATCATGAGATACtgtgttttaatattaaacttggTCCTGATTTGAATGTGTCAAAGCTCTGGTCACATGAAATTGTTGGGACTGATGGTGATTTGGGTATAAAGAAGGATTTGGCGGGTCAGAAGCGAATCTGGCCTTTGGATGTGCAGGTAGATGATCAAAATAAAGTGATTGTGGTTCTTGTTGCCACTTTTTGTAAGGACCGTGTTAGCAGTTCAAGCTACACACAGTATTCTCTACTTACCATGCAGTATAAATCTGGGACAAACATCCATTCTGATGTACACAATAGAGTTTTAGAGAAAAAAGCTCCCATTCAAGTGATTATCCCAAAAGCTAGAGTAGAAGATGAGGACTTCTTATTCTCCATGAAGCTTCGTGTTGGAGGAAAGCCTCCGGGATCAGCAATAATACTTTCTGGCGATGGAACAGCAACGGTCTCCCATTATCATAGAAGCTTTACTCGCCTCTATCAATTTGACCTTCCTTATGATGCTGGAAAAGTTCTAGATGCTTCGGTTCTTCCAGCTGCAGATGATGGTGAGGATGGAGCATGGGTTGTACTAACCGAGAAAGCTGGAATATGGGCAATACCAGAAAAGGCAGTTCTACTTGGTGGAGTTGAACCACCTGAGCGAAGCTTGTCCCGTAAAGGAAGCTCAAATGAAAGATCTGCCCAAGAAGAGAGAAGAAACCTTAGTCTGGTAGGTAATGTTGCTCCCAAAAGAGTTAGCTCTGATGCATGGGATGCTGGAGATAAACAGAAGGCTGCTATGACCGGGATAGCACGTCGAGCTGCCCGAGACGAAGAATCTGAAGCATTACTTGGTCATCTTTTCCATGAGTTTCTGTTATCTGGGAAAGTTGATGGTTCATTCAAGAAGCTTCAGGATTCTGGAGCATTTGAAAAGGATGGAGAAACAAGTGTTTTTGCCCGGACTAGCAAATTTATTGTTGACACTTTGGCTAAACACTGGACAACAACTAGAGGGGCTGAAATTGTGTCAATGATTTCCACTCAACTCAGGGATAAGCAACAGAAGCATAACAAATTTCTCCAGTTTCTTGCTTTATCCAAGTGCCATGAGGAGTTGTGTTCCAGACAGA GACTTTCTTTGCAAACAATTTTGGAACATGGTGAAAAACTGTCAGGAATGATTCAGCTAAGGGAACTTCAAAACATGATTAGTCAGAGCCGTTCAACTGGGGTTGGTTCCCCACATTCTCATTCAGAGATTCATACCTCAGGTGCTCTGTGGGATCTTATTCAATTAGTTGGTGAGAGAGCTCGCCGTAATACTGTTCTTCTGATGGATAGAGATAATGCTGAAGTTTTTTACAGTAAGGTTTCTGATCTTGAGGAAGTGTTTTATTGCCTGGACAGACAGCTACAGTATGTAATTAGTGTAGACCAGCCAGATGGAATTCAGATCCAGAGAGCATGTGAGCTCTCAAATGCATGTGTCACAGTTGTTCGCACTGCCCTACAATATAGAAATGAGCATCATATGTGGTATCCACCACCTGAGGGCTTAACACCTTGGTATTCTCAACCTATTGCACGTAATGGGATGTGGACCATTGCTTCTTTCATGCTTCAGCTGTCAAATGAAAAACCTAGACTTGATATGTCTGCAAAATTAGATGTGTATGCTCATCTAGAAGAACTGGCTGAAGTTTTGCTTGAAGCTTATACTGGTGCACTCACAGCAAGATTTGAGCGAGGAGAAGAGCACAAAGGTCTTTCAAATGAATATTGGAACAGACGGGATGCCCTTCTGGAGTCCCTCTATCAACAAGTCAGAGGTTCTGGTGCAGCTGACAATCAG GTCATGGATGAATCTgcagaagaaaaaaatgtagaaaTACTCAAAAAGCTTTCCTCAAGTTTGCTGCCCATTGCAAAACGGCATGAAGGTTACAAAACCATGTGGAAAATATGTTGTGACATTAATGATTCAGAACTGCTTAGAAGTCTTATG CATGAAAGCATGGGACCTACTGGAGGTTTCTGTCAATTTGTGTTTAAGCAACTGTATGAGAAGAGGCAACTCTCCAAGCTTCTGCGGCTTGGAGAAGAGTTCCCAGAAGAGCTATCTGTTTTTGTTAAGTATCATCGGGATCTCCTGTGGGTTCATGAAGTGTTTCTTCATCAATTTTCTGCTGCATCTGAAACTCTTCACGTGTTAGCTCTTTCTGACAATGAGGACTCTGTTTCAGCAactgaagatgatgaagacaCTGACTGTTTTGCTTTTGAGCCAACATTGTCAGACAGAAGGCGTTTTTTGAATCTTTCGAAGATAGCTGCCATGGCAG CAGGTAAAGATGATGATTCTGTGACAAAAGTAAAACGCATTGAAGCtgattcaaaaattttgaaactgcaG GAAAAAATCATAGAAATTCTTCCCGCTGATGAAGTGAAGCAATATATTGGAGGTTCACTCTTTCGTCCAGAAGAGCTAATAGAGCTGTGCCTTAAAAGTGAAAACCCCGAGCTTGCATTGCAAGCATTTGATGTGTTTGCCTGTACCAGTTCCTCATTTCGTAAGAGCCACCGGAACCTTTTGGAGGAATGTTGGAAGAATGCTGCCAATCTGGACGATTGGGTGCAACTCTATCAAGCGTCAATAGCAGAAGGATGGAGTGAAGGGGAAACATTGCAACAACTGAGGGACACACTGCTGTTCCAGGCATCAAGTAGGTGTTATGGACCTGATGCAGAAACTATCGATGAAGGATTTGACGAAGTGTTGCCATTGAGACAGGAAAACATGGAAGTTCTAACATTGAAGGATATGAGTTCTTCTGTAGAAGCAATATTGATGCAGCATAAGGATTTCCCATACGCAGGTAAGCTAATGCTGACTGCTATAATGCTAGGTAGTGTAAAGGTTGATGTCGAAGATTGA
- the LOC123215929 gene encoding uncharacterized protein LOC123215929, with product MSKERPPEPLDFFIWTVEDVGLWLEEINLGGYRQIFKENGVNGEYLEGMSMFTTEQILRFIRRCHMKWGDFITLCKELRRIKVACLKGEQKVRRPWWAPSCLSVVFVKVAKRNRQSRVVSLKLEP from the exons ATGAGCAAAGAACGACCTCCTGAGCCTCTTGATTTCTTTATATGGACTGTCGAG gATGTTGGTTTATGGTTGGAAGAGATAAATCTTGGTGGCTATcgtcagattttcaaagaaaatggtgTCAATGGAGAATACCTGGAGGGCATGTCCATGTTCACAACCGAACAAATTCTTCGGTTTATACGACGGTGCCATATGAAGTGGGGAGACTTCATCACACTTTGTAAGGAACTCAGACGAATAAAAG tgGCTTGCCTAAAAGGGGAACAAAAGGTTCGCAGGCCATGGTGGGCTCCATCATGCCTCTCGGTAGTCTTTGTTAAGGTGGCAAAGCGCAACAGACAGTCAAGAGTTGTTTCTTTGAAGCTGGAACCATGA